A single Defluviitalea saccharophila DNA region contains:
- a CDS encoding ABC transporter permease produces MWIICKRELKGYFYSPQAYILMGFFLLLTGFLFSDFVIRGNSPNIQYAMSSWPMIFLFIAPMLTMKLFTEEKKNGTEKLIFSSPISVEKVVLGKFFSACLVYLIALGLTLIHVIIVAIIGKPDMGIIFSSYLGNILLGFAFLSVGVFASSLTENQIIAGIISFGLLLFFWLVDLLQSMFSGTSKEFIKVLSLFEPYAPFQSGIVSLSGIIYYLSFTGVFLFLTIKVIKSRWLQ; encoded by the coding sequence ATGTGGATCATCTGTAAAAGAGAATTAAAGGGATATTTTTACTCTCCTCAGGCTTACATATTGATGGGATTTTTTCTGCTTTTAACGGGATTTTTATTCAGCGATTTTGTCATTCGCGGAAACTCCCCCAATATTCAATATGCCATGTCCAGTTGGCCTATGATATTCTTATTTATTGCACCAATGTTAACGATGAAACTTTTTACGGAGGAAAAAAAGAACGGCACAGAAAAACTGATTTTTTCTTCTCCAATTTCAGTAGAAAAGGTCGTACTTGGGAAATTTTTTAGTGCCTGTTTGGTTTATTTAATCGCCCTGGGCTTGACACTGATCCATGTTATCATTGTGGCTATTATTGGAAAGCCTGATATGGGAATTATCTTTTCTTCATATCTTGGCAACATCCTGCTTGGCTTTGCCTTTCTTTCCGTAGGAGTATTTGCTTCTTCCTTAACGGAAAATCAAATTATCGCTGGAATCATCAGCTTTGGTCTTCTGCTATTTTTCTGGCTTGTGGATCTTTTGCAAAGTATGTTTTCGGGTACTTCAAAGGAGTTCATTAAAGTCCTTAGTCTTTTTGAACCCTATGCACCTTTTCAAAGTGGTATTGTTTCTCTTTCGGGAATCATCTATTATTTAAGTTTTACAGGAGTATTTTTGTTTTTAACCATAAAAGTAATCAAAAGTCGATGGCTTCAGTAG
- a CDS encoding DUF4340 domain-containing protein produces the protein MKKILPTLIALGLFIAVFAYYQYFQKEKLTEETKETLIWQEDQNKITEIDILGEDQSIKIKRNGTTWDIASPIEYPANSYTIETILSRFSSPKSNGLVEENPKDLSVYGLNAPSKSITLTDDAGSSNTLSLGNTAPLGKGYYVLDNNAKKVYTMNASLWDEIDLDVNSLRDKSLLSFSEEYVEKIEIKNNDTAFSITSKEEDLLTRWYSDNQELDEVKVNTFLASLRGKVIKEFTVDHADDKALEAYGLKEPWATVTLYLSDQEDSTLTLYVGNTVDEDEDTYVTLGDKKFIYKVQATSLLPTELTIDHFTTTEKTEE, from the coding sequence GTGAAAAAGATTCTTCCCACCCTTATAGCCTTAGGATTGTTTATAGCAGTATTTGCTTACTATCAATATTTTCAAAAAGAGAAGCTTACTGAAGAAACGAAAGAAACCCTTATCTGGCAGGAGGATCAAAATAAAATTACCGAAATAGATATCTTAGGAGAAGACCAATCTATAAAGATTAAAAGAAACGGCACCACATGGGATATAGCTTCTCCTATCGAATATCCGGCAAATTCCTATACCATTGAGACGATACTGTCCAGATTCTCATCACCCAAATCCAATGGCTTGGTTGAAGAAAATCCAAAAGATTTATCGGTTTATGGGCTTAATGCTCCATCTAAAAGTATTACTTTAACGGATGATGCCGGAAGCTCCAACACTTTAAGTCTTGGAAATACCGCTCCCTTGGGAAAAGGATATTATGTCCTCGATAACAATGCCAAAAAAGTGTATACCATGAATGCTTCCCTTTGGGATGAGATAGATTTAGATGTAAATTCCCTTAGGGATAAGAGTCTTCTATCTTTTAGTGAGGAATATGTAGAAAAGATTGAAATAAAAAATAATGATACAGCCTTTTCTATCACTTCCAAAGAAGAAGATCTTCTAACCCGTTGGTACAGCGACAATCAAGAACTGGATGAAGTTAAAGTCAATACCTTTCTGGCTTCTTTAAGAGGAAAGGTGATTAAAGAGTTTACAGTGGATCATGCAGATGATAAAGCCCTGGAAGCGTATGGACTAAAAGAGCCATGGGCTACCGTAACATTGTACTTAAGTGATCAAGAGGATTCCACTTTAACCCTATATGTAGGCAATACCGTAGATGAAGACGAAGATACTTATGTTACTTTAGGCGATAAAAAATTTATATATAAGGTCCAAGCCACTTCTCTGCTGCCAACAGAATTAACCATAGACCATTTTACAACAACAGAAAAAACAGAAGAATAA
- a CDS encoding arsenate reductase ArsC — protein MKKKVAFICVHNSCRSQMAEAWAKKLGSDVLEVYSAGTEEYPEVKPLAVKVMEEEGIDMSSHYPKLLRDIPGEVDYLITMGCNVECPYIPCSYREDWGLEDPSGGPIEAYRETRKLIKDKVEDLIKKINK, from the coding sequence ATGAAAAAGAAGGTTGCCTTTATATGTGTCCATAATTCATGTCGTTCCCAAATGGCAGAAGCTTGGGCAAAAAAGTTAGGCAGTGACGTATTAGAAGTGTATTCCGCAGGGACAGAAGAATATCCCGAGGTAAAGCCCTTGGCAGTAAAGGTCATGGAAGAAGAGGGGATAGATATGAGTAGTCATTATCCTAAATTACTCAGAGATATTCCTGGAGAAGTCGATTATCTGATTACTATGGGGTGTAATGTAGAGTGCCCATATATACCCTGTAGTTATAGAGAAGATTGGGGGCTAGAAGACCCTTCCGGAGGCCCTATAGAAGCGTATAGGGAAACAAGAAAGTTGATTAAGGATAAGGTAGAAGATTTAATTAAAAAAATTAACAAATAA
- the proS gene encoding proline--tRNA ligase, which produces MGKDKKFVQEITDMEKDFPQWYTDVVKKAELIDYSSVRGCMILQPYGYAIWELIQSQLDKRFKETGHKNVYMPMFIPESLLQREKDHVEGFAPEVAWVTHGGSEKLTERLCVRPTSETLFCEHYANVIQSYRDLPKLYNQWCSVVRWEKTTRPFLRTLEFLWQEGHTAHATAEEAQEETIKMLNVYAEFCENILAIPVVKGKKTDKEKFAGAQATYTIESLMHDGKALQSGTSHNFGDGFAKAFGIQYTDKNNELKYVHQTSWGMTTRLIGAVIMVHGDNSGLVLPPRIAPTQLIIIPIAAHKEGVLEKARELKDRLSSIVRVDLDDSDKMPGWKFSEYEMKGVPFRLEIGPKDIENNQVVLVRRDTREKIVVSMDELETKIPELMDTLQKDLLEKARAMRDAKTYVATNFEEFKTIVANTPGFIKAMWCGDEECENKIKEETGATSRCIPFEQEKVADTCVCCGKPAKDMLYWGKAY; this is translated from the coding sequence ATGGGAAAAGATAAGAAATTCGTTCAAGAAATAACCGATATGGAAAAAGACTTTCCACAATGGTATACCGATGTGGTTAAAAAAGCAGAACTAATAGACTACTCCAGTGTCAGAGGATGTATGATTCTCCAGCCTTACGGCTATGCCATTTGGGAACTGATTCAAAGCCAATTGGATAAGCGTTTTAAAGAAACAGGCCATAAGAATGTTTATATGCCTATGTTTATTCCAGAAAGTCTGCTTCAAAGAGAAAAAGACCATGTTGAAGGTTTTGCGCCAGAAGTTGCCTGGGTTACCCATGGGGGAAGTGAAAAGTTAACCGAACGCCTTTGTGTCAGACCGACATCCGAAACCCTGTTTTGTGAACACTATGCCAATGTGATTCAATCCTACAGGGATTTGCCAAAGTTATACAATCAATGGTGTTCCGTTGTGCGTTGGGAAAAGACCACAAGACCTTTCTTAAGAACTTTGGAATTCTTATGGCAGGAAGGCCATACAGCCCATGCAACAGCTGAAGAAGCTCAGGAAGAAACCATTAAAATGTTAAATGTTTATGCAGAGTTTTGTGAAAATATCCTTGCCATTCCTGTAGTTAAAGGGAAGAAAACCGATAAAGAAAAATTTGCAGGGGCACAGGCAACTTATACCATAGAAAGCTTAATGCATGACGGAAAAGCTCTGCAATCCGGTACCAGCCATAACTTTGGAGACGGTTTTGCAAAAGCCTTTGGCATCCAATATACAGACAAAAACAATGAATTAAAATATGTTCATCAAACCTCCTGGGGAATGACCACAAGATTAATCGGTGCAGTGATCATGGTTCATGGGGACAACAGCGGTTTGGTACTTCCTCCAAGAATTGCACCAACACAGCTCATCATTATTCCTATTGCTGCTCATAAAGAAGGGGTACTTGAAAAAGCCCGTGAATTAAAGGACAGACTTTCTTCCATCGTAAGGGTAGACTTAGATGACAGTGACAAAATGCCCGGATGGAAATTCAGCGAATATGAAATGAAAGGGGTTCCTTTCCGTTTAGAAATAGGACCAAAGGATATCGAAAACAACCAAGTGGTATTGGTAAGAAGAGATACAAGAGAAAAAATCGTTGTTTCTATGGATGAATTAGAAACAAAAATACCTGAACTTATGGATACCCTTCAAAAAGACTTATTAGAAAAAGCAAGAGCTATGAGAGATGCAAAAACCTATGTTGCAACGAATTTTGAAGAATTTAAGACTATCGTAGCCAATACCCCAGGCTTTATCAAAGCAATGTGGTGCGGAGACGAAGAATGCGAAAATAAAATTAAAGAAGAAACAGGTGCTACCTCCAGATGTATTCCTTTTGAGCAGGAAAAAGTAGCAGATACATGCGTATGCTGCGGAAAGCCTGCAAAAGATATGTTATACTGGGGTAAGGCATATTAA
- a CDS encoding CotS family spore coat protein, producing MKGLNPEIVRGFGYKLKAYTPFRNSFICETNQGIKVIQAMDGDIPQLLFQHSAKEHLYQNGFKWVDRFYISERNAPYYIHEGTIYVMTDWVDGRECDFDSLEDIIKAVSTLADMHKVSKGMIPVEGSRIKYDERSLPLVIKKRTNELSTMKKRINKQSRMSDFDLVFLKHYRYYEELCMRSLEWLEKSDYNAIHQKVKKEKWFYHNDYTYHNLIMVPSGDLYVTHFEECRYGLPIYDLVSVLKKIMKKHNWDIHIASKLLSLYMEKVNISEEKNILISLLILPDDFLKVCNRYYNTRRAWASQSLLRKLNLIIEQKENVAQFIDYIESL from the coding sequence TTGAAAGGGCTAAACCCAGAAATAGTAAGAGGATTTGGATATAAGCTCAAGGCTTATACACCCTTTAGAAATTCTTTTATCTGTGAGACAAACCAAGGAATAAAAGTCATTCAAGCAATGGATGGAGATATCCCGCAGCTTCTTTTTCAACATAGTGCGAAAGAGCATCTGTATCAAAATGGATTCAAATGGGTTGATCGGTTTTATATTTCAGAAAGAAATGCCCCCTATTATATCCATGAAGGGACAATCTATGTAATGACAGACTGGGTGGATGGAAGAGAATGCGATTTTGACAGCTTGGAGGATATTATTAAAGCGGTTTCTACTTTGGCGGATATGCATAAGGTATCAAAAGGAATGATTCCAGTAGAAGGAAGCCGCATAAAATATGATGAAAGAAGCCTGCCCTTGGTCATTAAAAAAAGAACCAATGAATTGTCCACAATGAAGAAAAGAATTAATAAGCAAAGTCGTATGAGCGATTTTGACTTAGTATTTTTAAAGCATTATAGGTATTACGAAGAACTCTGTATGAGATCTCTGGAATGGCTTGAAAAATCCGATTATAATGCAATCCATCAAAAAGTAAAAAAAGAAAAATGGTTTTACCATAATGATTATACATATCATAATTTAATTATGGTTCCCAGTGGTGACTTATATGTTACCCATTTTGAAGAATGCAGATACGGTCTTCCCATCTATGACTTGGTTTCTGTTCTAAAAAAGATTATGAAAAAACACAATTGGGATATTCACATTGCCTCTAAGCTTCTTTCTTTATATATGGAAAAAGTAAATATCAGTGAAGAAAAGAATATTTTAATCAGTCTTTTAATTCTTCCCGATGACTTTTTAAAGGTATGCAACCGATATTATAACACACGAAGAGCATGGGCGTCTCAGAGCCTTCTAAGAAAATTAAATCTTATTATAGAGCAAAAAGAAAATGTTGCCCAATTCATAGACTATATAGAATCTCTTTAG
- a CDS encoding S-layer homology domain-containing protein gives MQKKRVAAILTFIISLGMMVQVHAADINFKDVSASDWYAGTVTRLVELGGIGGYPDETFKPGQNMSRAEFIKTVVGSLGLKVEDSKTSHWADNYVKKALELGIIEEAEKSNFQGSKLNVSITRQEMAKIAVLTATKVKKEELTRSQVYIDQIRDYSKISTDYKSYVLTAYTNGIIAGYPDNNFKPNNSLTRAEACTVIIRILEPNQRQIPEVKTIVREDAGDVLLNKFLALYPNNATVIVDGEVRFHPTNKPTNKKDSWAISFCSIDYLEEGDYLICLSQKDANSLKAFKDTLKLVYPTDYEKVYEASLKMWDAPVLKYTHKGTYDKRKTSINRNTEGIDILIAKIGAK, from the coding sequence ATGCAGAAGAAAAGGGTTGCGGCAATCTTGACATTCATCATATCCTTAGGCATGATGGTACAAGTACATGCAGCAGATATAAACTTTAAAGATGTAAGTGCTTCGGACTGGTATGCCGGTACCGTAACAAGGCTGGTCGAATTAGGTGGGATCGGCGGATATCCCGATGAAACATTTAAGCCTGGACAAAACATGAGTAGAGCAGAGTTTATTAAAACCGTAGTTGGCTCTCTAGGCTTAAAAGTAGAGGATTCAAAAACTAGCCACTGGGCAGACAATTATGTTAAAAAAGCATTAGAATTAGGAATTATTGAGGAAGCTGAAAAAAGTAATTTCCAAGGTAGTAAGCTAAATGTTTCTATTACTAGACAGGAAATGGCTAAAATAGCTGTTCTTACTGCTACAAAGGTAAAGAAAGAAGAATTAACGAGGTCACAAGTATACATTGATCAGATTAGAGACTACTCAAAGATTAGCACAGATTATAAATCTTATGTTCTAACAGCCTATACCAATGGTATCATTGCCGGCTATCCTGATAATAACTTTAAGCCAAATAATAGTTTAACAAGAGCAGAAGCTTGTACAGTTATTATTAGAATACTAGAACCTAATCAAAGGCAAATTCCAGAGGTTAAGACAATTGTTAGGGAAGATGCAGGCGATGTTCTTTTAAATAAATTTTTAGCTCTATATCCTAATAATGCAACTGTAATAGTGGATGGAGAAGTAAGGTTTCATCCTACTAATAAGCCAACAAATAAGAAAGATTCTTGGGCAATAAGCTTTTGCTCTATTGATTACTTAGAGGAAGGAGACTATTTAATATGTTTGTCTCAAAAAGATGCTAATAGTTTAAAAGCTTTCAAAGATACTTTAAAGCTTGTATATCCTACCGACTATGAAAAAGTTTATGAAGCATCTTTAAAGATGTGGGATGCACCAGTTCTTAAATATACACATAAAGGTACTTATGACAAAAGAAAAACTTCTATCAATAGAAACACAGAAGGTATTGATATCCTGATTGCTAAAATTGGTGCTAAATAA
- a CDS encoding general stress protein: MDKTVIALFDTRQDAENAAYELRSQNLRMDDISIVAKDGAENNTEGDQMTNDNISDGVTTGSVLGGLAGLLIGAGSFVVPGLGVIAAAGPIAGLLSGAITGGIVGGLIDLGIPESATPRYEQGLREGKVILTTKATDENVDAVTDILKNFGGFDVEVH; encoded by the coding sequence ATGGATAAAACCGTAATTGCACTGTTTGATACCAGGCAAGACGCTGAAAATGCAGCTTATGAATTAAGAAGTCAAAATCTTCGTATGGACGATATCTCGATTGTTGCTAAAGATGGAGCTGAAAACAATACGGAAGGAGATCAGATGACCAACGATAATATCTCCGACGGTGTTACCACAGGGAGCGTCCTGGGTGGTCTTGCAGGACTTTTAATAGGAGCCGGTTCCTTTGTTGTTCCCGGTCTTGGAGTCATTGCAGCAGCAGGCCCCATCGCCGGTTTACTGTCCGGCGCAATCACCGGTGGCATCGTAGGAGGACTTATTGACCTGGGTATCCCGGAAAGCGCCACCCCACGTTATGAACAAGGTTTAAGAGAAGGTAAAGTCATTCTGACTACAAAAGCTACAGACGAAAACGTAGACGCCGTTACAGATATCCTTAAAAACTTTGGAGGATTTGATGTAGAGGTACATTAA
- a CDS encoding CCA tRNA nucleotidyltransferase yields MLKNIAIPEEVVEIISTLNENGYEGYIVGGCVRDLLMDRTPQDWDLTTSAKPEDVKKLFKKTYDTGIAHGTVTVILNNKHFEITTYRIEGIYEDHRRPKEVTFTNDLEEDLSRRDFTMNAIAYHPKEGFIDPTGGIEDIKRKSIRCVGNPHKRFEEDALRMLRGIRFSSQLDFTIEENTLEAIKTNAHLIAYISAERIKEELDKILLASYTNKFMLLHETRILKFILPEVDKCFTVEQNHPHHVDNVGIHTLKALEAVDKILTLRWTMLLHDIGKPEHKTTDEKGINHFRGHVEKSVELAEKIMLRLRFDKKSMNHILKLIKWHDSRIKEDKQSVKEVLYHIGEEAFLDLLKVQAADAIAQNPAYYQGKEDKLKNLYKMYEEIKAKNECFTLKDLAVNGQDLIKTGIKEGKQIGEILEYLLKLVIENPELNEKETLLSRVKEKYSL; encoded by the coding sequence ATGCTTAAAAATATAGCTATTCCAGAGGAAGTCGTAGAGATTATTTCTACATTAAATGAAAATGGTTACGAAGGATATATTGTTGGAGGCTGTGTACGGGACCTTTTAATGGATAGAACCCCTCAGGATTGGGATTTGACCACTTCCGCAAAGCCGGAGGACGTAAAAAAATTATTTAAGAAAACCTATGATACAGGCATTGCCCACGGTACCGTAACGGTCATCTTAAATAATAAACATTTTGAAATCACTACCTATAGAATAGAAGGCATCTATGAAGACCATAGACGGCCCAAGGAAGTTACCTTTACCAATGATTTAGAAGAAGATTTATCCCGAAGAGATTTTACGATGAATGCCATTGCCTATCATCCTAAAGAAGGATTTATAGATCCCACAGGAGGCATAGAGGACATCAAGAGAAAAAGCATACGATGTGTGGGTAATCCCCATAAGAGATTTGAAGAGGATGCCCTTAGAATGCTAAGGGGGATTCGATTTTCTTCTCAGCTTGACTTCACAATAGAAGAAAATACCTTAGAAGCCATTAAAACTAATGCCCATCTTATTGCATACATAAGCGCTGAAAGAATAAAAGAAGAACTGGATAAAATTCTTTTAGCAAGTTATACTAATAAATTCATGCTTCTGCATGAGACCCGCATTCTTAAATTTATCCTTCCTGAAGTGGATAAATGCTTTACGGTAGAACAAAATCACCCACATCATGTGGATAATGTGGGCATTCACACCCTAAAAGCGTTGGAAGCTGTGGATAAAATCCTGACTTTAAGATGGACTATGCTCCTTCATGACATTGGAAAGCCGGAGCATAAAACCACCGATGAAAAAGGCATTAATCATTTTCGCGGTCATGTGGAGAAAAGTGTGGAACTGGCAGAAAAAATCATGCTAAGGCTTCGATTTGATAAAAAAAGTATGAATCATATTTTAAAGCTTATAAAATGGCATGATAGCAGAATAAAAGAAGATAAGCAGTCCGTAAAAGAAGTGCTTTATCATATAGGAGAAGAAGCCTTTTTAGACTTATTAAAGGTACAAGCAGCCGATGCCATCGCTCAAAACCCCGCATATTATCAAGGAAAAGAAGACAAGCTTAAAAACCTATATAAAATGTATGAAGAAATTAAAGCAAAAAATGAATGCTTTACCTTAAAAGATTTGGCGGTAAACGGCCAGGATTTAATTAAGACAGGCATAAAAGAAGGGAAGCAAATAGGCGAAATTCTTGAATACCTTCTTAAACTCGTCATAGAAAATCCAGAGCTTAATGAAAAAGAAACCCTTCTTTCCCGTGTAAAAGAAAAATATAGTCTATAA
- a CDS encoding GldG family protein: MNKKKFQKNLRYGTNSVIFTIAVVGVVILINLMLGSSKLKWDLTRDKIYSLSEEGQNALKNVNEEVEILFFAEPSDSIAMDVNQLYENMHSVNDKISMQILDPMKNPSLVNEYQIDSMYTSVVSSSKRTKQIPAYDLIRTNYETGEQYFDGEGSLIQAILDVTAEKQTKVYILEGHGEFQKDQDLLVLSSLLEQKGVLVESYSLTGKTSLPEDADIIYIIGPQIDYTSEEIDVLKAYLDKGGKMVLAFNYYTEGEKLNNLKELSAAYGITVEDNILTDPNRNYSGDEETLIPEYVYHEIIEKLEEDRIATIIPRARGLSVNENSDMAANVVLQTSEENPIAIASEKELDDTKKTQLFVIGNAFFAHDQVIGLAGNSEIFFGALKWFSTDSAVVDIPPKTYTSEPLVLIGSQALLIFGISVLLIPLFVFIFGGMIYFRRRSL; this comes from the coding sequence ATGAATAAAAAAAAGTTTCAAAAGAATCTTAGATACGGAACAAACTCGGTTATATTTACCATTGCTGTAGTAGGGGTTGTCATTCTTATTAATCTAATGCTTGGTTCTTCTAAGCTAAAATGGGATTTAACCCGGGATAAAATATACTCTCTTTCAGAAGAAGGACAAAATGCCCTGAAAAATGTGAATGAAGAAGTGGAAATTTTATTTTTTGCAGAGCCGTCGGACTCTATTGCAATGGATGTCAATCAGCTCTATGAAAATATGCACAGTGTAAACGATAAAATATCCATGCAAATCCTTGACCCTATGAAAAATCCGAGCCTCGTCAATGAATATCAGATTGATTCTATGTATACTTCCGTAGTTTCATCGAGTAAAAGAACGAAACAGATTCCAGCTTATGATTTAATTCGTACGAATTATGAAACGGGAGAACAGTATTTTGATGGGGAAGGCTCTCTTATTCAAGCAATCTTAGATGTGACTGCCGAAAAGCAGACCAAGGTATATATCCTGGAAGGCCATGGAGAATTTCAAAAAGATCAGGATTTACTCGTCCTAAGTTCTCTCCTGGAGCAAAAGGGCGTATTGGTTGAGAGCTATTCCCTGACAGGAAAGACCAGTCTTCCAGAGGACGCTGACATTATCTATATCATTGGTCCTCAGATCGATTATACTTCGGAAGAAATCGATGTATTAAAGGCTTACCTTGATAAGGGCGGAAAAATGGTGTTGGCTTTTAATTACTATACTGAGGGAGAAAAGCTTAATAATCTAAAAGAACTTTCTGCAGCTTACGGCATTACTGTGGAGGACAATATTTTGACCGATCCTAACCGCAATTATTCCGGGGATGAAGAAACCCTGATTCCGGAATATGTTTACCACGAAATTATAGAAAAGCTGGAGGAAGACAGAATCGCAACCATTATTCCAAGAGCAAGGGGATTGTCTGTTAATGAAAACAGCGATATGGCTGCCAATGTTGTCTTGCAAACCTCAGAAGAAAACCCTATTGCCATAGCTTCCGAAAAAGAACTGGATGACACTAAAAAAACACAGCTTTTCGTCATTGGAAATGCCTTTTTTGCCCACGATCAAGTGATTGGACTGGCTGGAAACAGCGAAATCTTTTTTGGTGCATTAAAATGGTTCAGCACGGATTCCGCTGTAGTGGATATCCCTCCAAAAACCTATACCTCAGAACCTCTTGTGCTCATTGGAAGTCAAGCGCTTTTAATCTTTGGTATATCGGTTTTACTCATCCCTCTTTTTGTCTTTATATTTGGCGGAATGATATACTTTAGGAGGCGATCTTTGTGA
- a CDS encoding ABC transporter ATP-binding protein has protein sequence MIEVRSLSKTYGSLNAVSDISFSLNDGEILGFLGPNGAGKSTTMNMICGLLVPDEGTIEINGIDLLEAPKKAKRHIGYLPENPPLYPDMTVIEYLKFCCELKGIPKKNKEECIRVMNLCGIEDVKNRLIKNLSKGYKQRIGIAAALVGDPDVLILDEPTVGLDPKQIREIRTMIKTLSQNHSIILSSHILPEVNALCDRIIIMNKGKIAAIDTPENLSQGFQSVSKLYVEVEGPKEDVLYTISSLQGILSVEVVKEIGEKIFGYQVEGEKDKDLRRPLFYALAEGRMPILEMTVKKMSLEDVFLHITLNENTSEEESNHVDHL, from the coding sequence ATGATAGAGGTTAGAAGTTTATCCAAAACTTATGGCTCCCTAAATGCTGTAAGTGACATCAGCTTTTCTCTAAATGACGGTGAGATACTAGGATTTTTAGGTCCTAACGGAGCCGGAAAATCAACCACCATGAATATGATCTGCGGTTTACTCGTTCCAGACGAAGGAACGATAGAAATTAACGGAATAGATTTATTAGAAGCTCCAAAAAAAGCAAAAAGGCATATAGGCTATCTGCCTGAAAACCCTCCCCTATACCCTGATATGACGGTTATTGAATATCTTAAATTTTGCTGTGAGTTAAAGGGTATTCCTAAAAAAAACAAGGAAGAATGCATAAGAGTAATGAATCTATGCGGTATTGAGGACGTAAAAAATAGACTTATTAAGAATCTTTCAAAAGGTTATAAACAAAGAATAGGTATCGCTGCAGCCCTGGTAGGAGACCCTGACGTATTGATACTGGATGAACCAACTGTTGGACTTGATCCAAAGCAAATCAGAGAAATCAGAACGATGATTAAAACCTTATCCCAAAATCATTCCATCATATTAAGCTCTCATATCCTTCCGGAGGTAAATGCTCTCTGTGACAGGATTATTATCATGAATAAAGGAAAAATTGCTGCCATTGATACCCCGGAAAATCTGTCTCAAGGTTTTCAGAGCGTTTCTAAACTTTATGTAGAGGTTGAAGGGCCTAAAGAAGATGTGCTCTACACGATTTCATCCCTTCAAGGAATTCTCTCTGTAGAAGTGGTTAAAGAAATAGGTGAAAAGATCTTTGGATATCAAGTGGAAGGTGAAAAAGATAAAGATTTACGCCGTCCTTTATTTTATGCCCTGGCAGAGGGCAGAATGCCCATTCTGGAAATGACGGTTAAAAAGATGAGCCTTGAAGACGTATTTCTTCATATTACTTTAAATGAAAATACCAGTGAGGAGGAATCAAATCATGTGGATCATCTGTAA